The proteins below are encoded in one region of Silene latifolia isolate original U9 population chromosome 2, ASM4854445v1, whole genome shotgun sequence:
- the LOC141641607 gene encoding ARF guanine-nucleotide exchange factor GNOM-like, whose protein sequence is MYKCKKSAPYIVADSRAYLDHDMFAILSGPTIAAISVVFDHAEHEEVYRACIDGFLAVAKISACHHLEDVLDDLVVSLCKFITLLSPCSVEEPVLAFGDDTKARMDIVTVFRIANEIGSYDKFQSKDG, encoded by the coding sequence ATGTACAAATGCAAGAAGAGTGCACCTTACATCGTGGCAGATTCTCGGGCTTATCTTGACCATGACATGTTTGCCATCCTGTCCGGTCCAACTATTGCTGCTATTTCTGTGGTATTTGATCATGCTGAGCATGAAGAAGTCTATCGAGCTTGCATAGATGGGTTCTTAGCTGTCGCGAAAATTTCAGCCTGCCATCATCTCGAAGATGTGCTTGATGATCTGGTTGTTTCTCTTTGCAAGTTCATAACCCTTTTAAGCCCATGTTCTGTCGAGGAGCCTGTTTTGGCATTTGGTGATGATACCAAAGCAAGGATGGACATCGTGACTGTTTTCAGAATTGCAAATGAAATAGGCTCATACGACAAGTTCCAAAGCAAGGATGGCTAA